Proteins encoded in a region of the Benincasa hispida cultivar B227 chromosome 2, ASM972705v1, whole genome shotgun sequence genome:
- the LOC120072066 gene encoding histone-lysine N-methyltransferase, H3 lysine-79 specific-like, translating into MEKEGGLLEAGVVNQTLPLEEEMEEASRRSALAVLDTKETVQAESYERPFRVALEEVVVEKQPKVVEEKKIKEKRVEEDEQAHPIKKKERSERRERRQKKGCLKKEEDRRKRAESPERDGESTSVRGEKGESAKSRESALPEEETTKIRLVATDDGEDADITLMTRRHRENAPQGSIVDPPIVQDTLEEKERRRKEEEEK; encoded by the coding sequence ATGGAGAAGGAAGGTGGACTGCTCGAAGCTGGGGTTGTGAACCAGACACTGCCTTTGGAAGAGGAGATGGAGGAAGCGTCAAGAAGGAGCGCGCTGGCCGTTTTGGATACTAAGGAAACTGTTCAAGCAGAATCCTATGAGAGACCCTTCAGGGTCGCTTTGGAGGAAGTTGTGGTGGAGAAGCAGCCTAAAGTGGTTGAGgagaagaagatcaaagagaAGAGGGTTGAAGAAGATGAGCAAGCCCATCCaatcaagaagaaagaaaggagtGAAAGAAGGGAACGTAGGCAGAAGAAGGGATGCCTGAAGAAGGAGGAAGATAGAAGAAAGAGGGCTGAGAGCCCAGAACGGGACGGAGAATCCACCTCCGTAAGAGGAGAGAAGGGGGAGTCAGCAAAATCGAGAGAATCAGCACTACCCGAGGAGGAAACAACGAAAATAAGATTGGTTGCGACTGATGATGGAGAAGATGCAGACATCACCCTCATGACGCGGCGTCATagggagaatgcgccgcaagggtcaaTAGTCGACCCACCAATTGTGCAAGATACGTTAGAAGAGAaggagaggagaagaaaagaggaggaagaaaagtaa